In Chromatiaceae bacterium, the DNA window CTACACCAAGAAGGAGCACCTGCGCGACAGCTATCCTTTCGGCATGTTCGCGGTGCCCATGGAGCAGGTGGTGCGCGTCCATGCCTCCTCCGGCACCACCGGCAAGCCGACGGTCGTCGGCTACACGGCCCGCGATATCCGCACCTGGAGCCAGCTCATGGCCCGCTCCCTGGCCGCGGCGGGCCTGCGCCCGGGCGATCGCATGCACAACGCCTATGGCTATGGCCTCTTTACCGGCGGGCTGGGCTTTCACTATGGCGCCGAGGAGTTGGGGGTCATGGTCACCCCCATGTCCGGGGGCCAGACCCAGAAGCAGATCATGCTCCTCAAGGACTTCGAGGCCACCGGCCTGAGCTGTACCCCCTCCTACGCCCTCAATCTGGCCGAGGAGGCCGAGGTGCTGGGGGTGGATCTGCGCAAGCTGCCCCTTAAGGTCGGCATCCACGGCGCCGAGCCCTGGAGCGAGGAGATGCGCTATGAGCTGGAATCCCGCCTGGGCATAGACGCCATCGATATCTATGGCCTGTCCGAGGTCATGGGCCCCGGCGTCGGCGTCGAGTGCATCAAGGCCAAGGACGGGCTGCACATCTGGGAGGACCACTTCCTGGTGGAATGCGTCGATATCGACACCGGCATGCCCCTGCCCTATGGCGAGGAGGGGGAGATCGTCTTCACCTCCCTCACCAAGGAGGCCTTCCCCCTGCTGCGCTATCGGACCCGGGATATCGCCTCCCTCAATCCGGCCCCCTGCAAGTGCGGACGGACTCATGTGCGCATGTCCCGCATCACCGGGCGCACGGACGACATGCTCATCATCCGCGGCGTCAACGTCTATCCCTCCCAGGTCGAATCCGTCTTGATGAAGACCGAGATCCTCTCGCCCTTCTACCAGATCGACGTCTTCCGCCAGGGCTCCATGGACACCATGGTGGTCAATGTCGAGGCCAGTCCGCCCCTGGCCGAGCAGGGCGAGGAGGCGATGCGCAAGGTCGCCGCCCGCGCCACCAAGGACATCAAGGACTTCATCGGCGTGAGCTGCCAGGTGATGGTCAAGCGGGTCGGGGAGATTCCCCGCTCCCAGGGCAAGGCGGTGCGGGTGGTGGATCACCGCAAGGATAAGAAGTAGGCGGGCCAGATCCCTTCCCAGCTGGCCCTGCCGGCTCCCAGCGGAGCGGGCCAGCCTGCTGCGCATGCGCGAAGACAAGGCGGTCGATCATCAAGAGATTTTGAGTCCGAGCCTGGACAATCAGCTTCCCGGGTTCATAATCCGTGAAGTCAGCAATCCAAAACTCAACCCGTGGAGTTTCCACCGTGAAAAGCCGTCATCTCCTTCCTGCTCTGCTGGTAGGAGTGCTCGCGCTCCTGGGCCTCCCGGCCCCCGCCCGCGCGGCCACCTTCTGCGTCAACAGCGCCGCCAGCCTCCAAACCGCGCTCACCACGGCCGCCGGCAACGGCGCGGACGACGAGGTGCGGATCGTCCAGGGCGGCTATGTGGGCAACTTCGTGTATGCCAGCACCCAGGCCAACAAGTTGAGCCTGTTGGGGGGGTTCACGGCGGGTTGCGCCGGGCGCACGCTCGATCCGGTCAACACCATCCTGGATGGTAATCAGGTCAACCGGGTACTGGTGCTCTCGGCGCCGGATGTGGCCGCTGACTTCCTGGTCGAGGGCTTGACCTTACGCAGCGGCAAGCCCCCGCCTGGTGACGGGGGCGGTTTATTAGCGAAGGTCGGAGGTGGCGGCGCAGTGACGGTTAACCGTAATATTATTGAGAATAATACGTGCGGCTATAGCGGCGGCGGCGTTTCTATCTCCGCCACTACCGCCACCCTCGCCAACAATAGCATCTCGGGTAATATGGCGGGCGGCGGCGGCGACTTCGCCCAAGGCGGCGGCGCCTCTATTTCCGCCACTACCGCCACCCTCACCAACAACAGCATCTCGGGTAATACAGCGGGCAACGACTCCTAGGCCAGCTTCGGCGGCGGCGCCTTTATTTCCGCCCCCACCGCTATGCTCACCAACAACCACATCACGGGTAATACGTCGACTGGCTGGCATTACCAATACGGTAGCGACTTCGGTGGCGGCGGTGGCGCCTATATTTCCGCCACCACCGCCACCCTCACCAACAATAGCTTCTCAGGCAATACGGGCGGAGCAAGTGGCGGTGGCGCCTCTATCTCCGGCGCCAGCGCCACCCTCACCAACAATAGCTTCTCAGGCAATACGGGCGGAGCAAGCGGCGGTGGCGTCTCTATCTCCGGCGCCAGCGCCACCCTCACCAACAATAGCTTCTCAGGCAATACGGGCAGCACAAGCGGCGGTGGCGTCTCTATCTCCGGCAGCACCGCCACGCTGACCAACAACACCCTTGTGGATAACGAAGGGGGGGATGGCGGTGGGCTTATTCTCAGCACCGGATCTACCGAAACCACTGACTCGGCCTCCCTCTACAACAACCTCCTCTGGGCCAACCGGGCCACTGGCGCTGACTCAGCGGCGGACCTCAGGATCAACAACGACGACGACGGCGACTACCTCCCGACCCCCGTCACCCTGCTCGCCAACAATTTCGACTGGTCGGCGGGTGGCTTTAAGATCACCCTCCCGATCACGATTCACTCCAGTAATCTAAATGCGCAAGACCTCCTGTTCGTCAACCAGGCCGCCGGTAACCTGCGCCTCACGGCCGGCTCGCCCATGATCGATGCCGGCTATCCCAATACCCCAAATCTGCCCGCTACCGATCTGGGCGGTGGTCCCCGGGTACTCGGGGCCGCCGTCGATATCGGGGCTTATGAATTCGACGATGGCAGTGGCATACCCGACTTCGTCGTCACCAGCCTGGTCCTGACCCCGACCAGTCCCTTCGCCACCACCACCTTCAGCGCCCAGATCACCCTGAAGAACCAAGGGCACCCGCGCCGCTAAGCCGGGGACGCTCCAGGTGTGGATCAACAATCCCAATCAGCAGAACTGCGGCGCCATCGGCGATCAGAGTGCCACTTGGGCGACCGACCTCGCCCCGGGCGCCAGCCTGACCATGAAGATGAGCGGCCTGGCGGCCGGCCCGGCGGGCATCAAGACCCTACGGGCCTTTATCGACAGCCAGTGCGCAACCCTGGAGTCGAATGAGAATAACAACCAGTTAACCCAGGCCTACACTGTCCAGCCGCCGGCCCCGGATTTTCGTATCACCAGCATCGTCCTGACCCCCACCAGCCCCATCGCCTACGGCACCTTCAAGGCGGTCGTCACCGTCAAGAACATTGGCCCGGTGGGGGGGAAGGGCGGTTATCTGGATGTCTGGAACAATCTTGGCCGTAAGGCAGGCTGCGGAGCGGACGGCAATGCCTGGACCAGCGTCGGCACCCTGGCGGCCAATACCAGTAAGACCTTCACCTTTACCGGACTCCGCTCCGGGGCAAAAGGGGCAAAGACCTTCCGCGCCTTCGTGGATAGTTACTGCCAAAGCACCGAAATCAGCGAGACCAACAATCAGGCGGTCAAAACCTATACCGTCGTGCCATAACCTTGAGTCGCTGAACGGGGTTTCCTAAGCGCAGGGCCGTGCTGAGCCTGG includes these proteins:
- a CDS encoding phenylacetate--CoA ligase, producing the protein MILHTKVETLPREDLERLQLKRLQTTVERCYCTVGFYHDALDELGVKPRHIQTLADTRLLPYTKKEHLRDSYPFGMFAVPMEQVVRVHASSGTTGKPTVVGYTARDIRTWSQLMARSLAAAGLRPGDRMHNAYGYGLFTGGLGFHYGAEELGVMVTPMSGGQTQKQIMLLKDFEATGLSCTPSYALNLAEEAEVLGVDLRKLPLKVGIHGAEPWSEEMRYELESRLGIDAIDIYGLSEVMGPGVGVECIKAKDGLHIWEDHFLVECVDIDTGMPLPYGEEGEIVFTSLTKEAFPLLRYRTRDIASLNPAPCKCGRTHVRMSRITGRTDDMLIIRGVNVYPSQVESVLMKTEILSPFYQIDVFRQGSMDTMVVNVEASPPLAEQGEEAMRKVAARATKDIKDFIGVSCQVMVKRVGEIPRSQGKAVRVVDHRKDKK